From Methanotorris formicicus Mc-S-70:
GTGTGGGTAGCATGGTTTAATCACCGTTTTTTTAATGGAGTATTTAAATCGATACTATTTTATTTTTTGGTTTTAAAATCGATAATGAGAAATCACACTATCAGATCTTTTAAAATCGGTGTTAATGTATAACTGCAAATAAATCCAGTGATAATGCCAAAAACAGCTCCACCAACGACATCTTTAGGATAATGGGCATTTACAACAATCCTTGAATAACCAACAATTACTGACATCCCCTCCAGACAAAAAATAGCTAATAAAGTTGCCAACAACTTAATATTATCTGGAGATAATAGATAAATAGCTGTAATAAAAGCTGTAGAGACTCCAAAAGAGAATTGAGTATGAAATGAAGGAAATGAACCTTTAAAATGTGATATTTTATTATTTCTATATCCGTCTGGTCTTTTAGTTTTAAATAGATTTTTTAATGCAATGTTTGTTGGCAACACAATCAAAAAAGTGAAAAACATCATGAATATTGAGAATATTAAAACTTTGAGGTTATTTCCAATCAATAACTCTAAAATAGAAATAATTAAAATTCCAAAATATGTGGCAAGGTCTGGATAATAATCAATGATATGATAAATTCTTTTGATTGGCATTTGTTCCACCTAAATAGACTATTCTGGAATATACCTTGGATATCTCTGCTTAGCCAATTCTGCCTCTTTTAGGTCAATATCTACTGTAACAAATGGTTCATCTTCTGATGTGATAGCAATTACCTCTCCCTCTGGAGATATTACCCATCCTCGCCCACCAAAAATTCCACTAACACGATTTGATGAAAGAACATAAGCCCCGGAGACTATAGAGGCCATTTGTGAAGCAATTAGCCATTTATTTATTGTAGATTTTTCTGTAGCCCTTGGAACTGCAATAATGTGAGCTTTTTGCTTTCCATATAGACGAGCCCATTCATTAAACATTAATTCACTGCATATAAGAATACCCACTAAAATGTTGTTAATTCTAACAATGGAAAAATCTTTTTTGCCTCTATGAAACCATGTAGTCTCATAAAACCATTCTTCATTAGGTAGGTAGTATTTAGCTCTGATTGGATAATATCTCCCCCTATCTAAGAAGAAGGCTTGATTTAATCTATACTTGCCTTTTTGAATAGGTCTCGTTGATATTACAGTTGTTTGGAGTTTGAGGTTCTTTATAAAATCATCATGAGATTTTATAGCCTTTTGCCAAATATCTTCATCAAAGTTTGGATATTTTGGAAACCATAGATAAGCTGGCATTTCTGGTAAAATTATCAGCTCACTTCTTTCATTTTTAACATGTTCAATCAATTTATCCCATGCTTTTTTAAATTCTCTGTTATCATCTGGAAGTTCGCAAACTGTAACTCTCATAATCTCCCTTATGTATTAAACACTCTCATAAATGCTGAAATTATATTTGTTAATAAATGTAATCCCATTGGAATATAAATATTTTCTGTCTTTTTGTATGCATAAGCCATTATTAATCCATAGACAAAGGCAATGTAGAAGTAAAATAACCCTGCAAACACTGGATACTTAGGGAGTAATAAAAAATGAACGAGATGTCTAACTCCAAAAAATAATGAAGACACTAAAGCAGAAATTGCAAAAGAATACTTTCTATTTAGTATCTCAAATAAAAATCCCCTATAAAGTAACTCCTCTCCAATTGGAGCCCATACAATTATATAAAAAGCATATATCAGCATAGCTTTAGATACGGAGATGCCAAACCTTTCATTAACTATTCTTCCTAATTCAAGGAGTGCATAGTTTATATCATAAAAAGGATTTCCTCTTAAAGATAGATACTTTAAAATCAACACATAGCCAATTTTACTTAATACAACAACCAAT
This genomic window contains:
- a CDS encoding phosphatase PAP2 family protein — encoded protein: MPIKRIYHIIDYYPDLATYFGILIISILELLIGNNLKVLIFSIFMMFFTFLIVLPTNIALKNLFKTKRPDGYRNNKISHFKGSFPSFHTQFSFGVSTAFITAIYLLSPDNIKLLATLLAIFCLEGMSVIVGYSRIVVNAHYPKDVVGGAVFGIITGFICSYTLTPILKDLIV
- a CDS encoding carbon-nitrogen hydrolase family protein — encoded protein: MRVTVCELPDDNREFKKAWDKLIEHVKNERSELIILPEMPAYLWFPKYPNFDEDIWQKAIKSHDDFIKNLKLQTTVISTRPIQKGKYRLNQAFFLDRGRYYPIRAKYYLPNEEWFYETTWFHRGKKDFSIVRINNILVGILICSELMFNEWARLYGKQKAHIIAVPRATEKSTINKWLIASQMASIVSGAYVLSSNRVSGIFGGRGWVISPEGEVIAITSEDEPFVTVDIDLKEAELAKQRYPRYIPE
- a CDS encoding CPBP family intramembrane glutamic endopeptidase, translated to MPSLRFVIALIVILTLLSAVESFLCPWSPYFIVYAILAIIIPLYFKTYKVKRFDKTQVKLFVKFLIVSVLVVVLSKIGYVLILKYLSLRGNPFYDINYALLELGRIVNERFGISVSKAMLIYAFYIIVWAPIGEELLYRGFLFEILNRKYSFAISALVSSLFFGVRHLVHFLLLPKYPVFAGLFYFYIAFVYGLIMAYAYKKTENIYIPMGLHLLTNIISAFMRVFNT